From Argopecten irradians isolate NY chromosome 12, Ai_NY, whole genome shotgun sequence, one genomic window encodes:
- the LOC138304954 gene encoding phospholipid scramblase-like has translation MPPYIEESLLKEPNLIDSLLKEPNLINSLLKEPNLINSLLKEPNLINSLLKEPNLIEPNLKEPNLKEPNLKEPNHIDSLLKEPNLIDSLLKEPNLIEPNLKEPNLKELSKSLISKSSQRAKSHRA, from the exons ATGCCACCATATATAGAAGAG AGCCTTCTCAAAGAGCCTAATCTCATCGATAGTCTTCTCAAAGAGCCTAATCTCATCAATAGCCTTCTCAAAGAGCCTAATCTCATCAATAGCCTTCTCAAAGAGCCTAATCTCATCAATAGCCTTCTCAAGGAGCCTAATCTCATAGAGCCTAATCTCAAAGAGCCTAATCTCAAAGAGCCTAATCTCAAAGAGCCTAATCACATCGATAGCCTTCTCAAAGAGCCTAATCTCATTGATAGCCTTCTCAAGGAGCCTAATCTCATAGAGCCTAATCTCAAAGAGCCTAATCTCAAAGAGCTCTCAAAGAGCCTAATCTCAAAGAGCTCTCAAAGAGCCAAATCTCATAGAGCCTAA